AGCCGCGCAGTGTTCGAGGTGGCCGACGCCGTGCCGCAGGCGCGCGCGGTGGACGACCGGGCGCAGTCGATCTCCTCCGCCGTGGAGGAGCTGTCCACCTCAGTCGGCAGCATCACCGAGCACTCCCAGGAAGCCCGGCAGGAGGCCGATCAGGTCGCGGACAGCGCGGATGCCGGCGTGAAGGCGGCGGATCAGGCGGCGGAGACGATGGACGGCCTCGTGGCGAGCGTGGAGCAGGCCTCTGGGCAGGTCAGCAAACTCTCCGAGGCGTCCCAGCAGATCGGCGAGATCGTTCAGCAGATCCAGGACATCGCGGAGAAGACCAACCTGCTCGCCCTCAACGCCACGATCGAGGCGGCGCGCGCCGGCGAGGCGGGCAAGGGCTTCGCCGTGGTGGCCGATGAGGTGAAGTCGCTCGCCAATCAGACGCAGAAGGCCACGGAAACCATCCGCGGGCGCATCGAGACCCTGCAGGGCGAGATCACCAACATCGTCGGCGCCATGGAGGACAGCGGCCGGCGCGTGCGCGAGGGCCAGGAG
The genomic region above belongs to Limimonas halophila and contains:
- a CDS encoding methyl-accepting chemotaxis protein, yielding MALLDRLRDRGEADANATAAGGETAVATQSYLDTLAARLDLLLEGRAEEVPAGDDPVTERLRKLADQQSNRAMNALTRTVDISVAASRAVFEVADAVPQARAVDDRAQSISSAVEELSTSVGSITEHSQEARQEADQVADSADAGVKAADQAAETMDGLVASVEQASGQVSKLSEASQQIGEIVQQIQDIAEKTNLLALNATIEAARAGEAGKGFAVVADEVKSLANQTQKATETIRGRIETLQGEITNIVGAMEDSGRRVREGQEVVASTGQEMKQVASRVDAVKQRLHHVAAILEQQTG